One window of Triplophysa rosa linkage group LG10, Trosa_1v2, whole genome shotgun sequence genomic DNA carries:
- the LOC130560291 gene encoding desmoglein-2.1-like isoform X3 — MARRMSSAFTFLFCFSLSHVFQTKANSQHNVALHRQKREWIVPPQILEENVDYTKKDFIAKIRSDKEEYQGRNVRYSLRGIGADREPFNLFVVNPETGYVRITGILDREHIAQYNLSGVATFTDNTIAENDIGLRIKVKDQNDNSPVFGSMEFGSIDELSDVGTSVMKINCQDADEPGNPNSQIKYEIIGQQPDGPQMFTIGSDGVVRVSNPNLDRETIDQYVLLVKASDLNGAPGGRSSTGTMTIKISDVNDNVPVLEGPSEGSIEENTYGVEVMRFKAKDLDLEGTDNWVAMCDIVSGNEAGYFSIKMDPKTNEAILMLDKPVDYEDVKNINLGIGAANKAEFHHSITGVQSGLNVNVGGGGGGGGGGGGGGGGGGGGGGGGGGGGAGGGGAGSEGGATFLSSSAYNVNIKVKNQPEGPKFIPGTKAIPISEDGSAFDRTKIIARYPATDSDTGKEATNVRYAKGYDPDNWLTIDENTGAIRMNKAPDRESKHLVNGTYHAYIYSITQDMPSKTATGTIAIQVEDFNDHCPTLTSKVQTICTEKQAVLVTAVDEDAEPNGAPFTFNVVPETSKGKWVVEHLNDTTAILRAHEKLWPGEYEVTVEVKDQQGLGCPAPEKLKVDVCTCTDQGTCSRSGTGAAKGSRLGPAGIGLLFLGLLALLLIPLLLLLCQCGSGVIAGPFAEMPYDTKEHLISYHTEGQGEDRDVPVLIDDERDFGYSKKSVGGVYAPPGMGARTGIGMGIGGMGGTGGGYMESTSTIGGRAYNGLEMHSINSIKNSSAWAGREMAGDFDGMAAPEMFLNEYYSQKSRGIDDGFAKSNMMIYQNEGMGSPAGSVGCCSILEDDNDLAFLNDLGPKFNTLAEICGGKKSTVEHHVPLPSPPKPVERENISINRAVSSSNTVNVSSNAASTTRVENMLVAENRPTVIASMQPAPTLLVQQQPMYYMVEPQPSTLLMTERPAVQNMYVLNSAPMGEEVVFQGSNVTAGHGERMVFLERGGSTQALNTGMIRTGTLSGSQVLLVDGGAQSGHILQGTLPKGATRSQNVMIVEGGQGGVVQGSFKTGISAQGVSQGVVYGGSGVVQGSHQKAAFTAGSINGNMGLSGSTLRNPTSHKVVIQENKVVTSKTIK, encoded by the exons ATGGCCCGGCGTATGTCGTCCGCTTTCACTTTTCTGTTTTGCTTCTCATTATCG CATGTGTTTCAAACTAAGGCCAATTCTCAACACAACGTGGCCCTCCACAGGCAAAAGAGAGAATGGATCGTCCCTCCCCAAATCCTAGAAGAGAATGTAGATTACACCAAGAAAGATTTTATTGCAAAA ATTCGCTCAGATAAGGAAGAATATCAAGGAAGGAATGTGAGATACTCGCTGAGGGGTATCGGAGCAGACCGGGAGCCTTTCAACTTATTTGTGGTGAATCCTGAAACCGGATATGTGAGAATAACAGGAATCCTTGACAGAGAGCATATCGCCCAATATAAT CTGTCCGGTGTGGCTACTTTCACAGATAACACGATTGCAGAGAATGACATTGGACTGAGGATAAAAGTGAAGGACCAGAATGATAATTCTCCTGTGTTTGGCTCAATGGAATTTGGGTCTATAGATGAGCTCAGCGACGTAG GTACTTCAGTGATGAAGATTAATTGCCAGGATGCTGATGAGCCTGGAAACCCAAACTCTCAAATCAAGTATGAGATTATTGGTCAGCAACCCGACGGGccacaaatgtttacaattgGCAGTGATGGGGTAGTTCGTGTTAGCAATCCGAACCTGGATAGAGAG ACCATTGATCAGTATGTGCTGTTGGTCAAGGCCTCTGACCTGAACGGAGCTCCAGGTGGCCGTTCATCCACAGGAACAATGACCATCAAGATCAGCGATGTCAACGATAATGTGCCTGTTTTGGAGGGCCCG TCTGAAGGCAGCATAGAGGAGAACACATATGGGGTGGAGGTGATGAGATTTAAAGCAAAAGACCTGGATCTTGAGGGGACGGACAACTGGGTGGCAATGTGCGACATTGTATCAGGCAATGAGGCGGGATACTTCAGCATTAAAATGGACCCAAAGACCAATGAGGCCATACTGATGCTTGACAAG CCTGTTGATTATGAGGATGTCAAAAACATTAACCTTGGCATCGGTGCAGCCAACAAGGCTGAATTCCACCACTCTATTACTGGTGTACAAAGTGGATTGAATGTAAACGTTGGGGGCGGAGGAGGCGGCGGAGGCGGCGGAGGCGGCGGAGGGGGCGGAGGAGGTGGAGGAGGCGGCGGAGGGGGCGGAGGTGGAGCCGGAGGAGGTGGAGCCGGTTCTGAAGGTGGCGCTACATTTTTGTCGTCATCTG CGTACAATGTAAACATAAAAGTGAAAAACCAACCAGAGGGACCCAAGTTCATTCCCGGAACAAAGGCCATTCCTATCTCAGAGGATGGCAGTGCATTTGACAGGACTAAAATCATTGCAAGATACCCTGCCACTGATTCAGACACGGGAAAAGAAGCTACGAATGTAAG GTATGCTAAAGGATATGACCCAGATAACTGGCTGACAATCGATGAGAATACAGGTGCTATTAGAATGAATAAGGCTCCTGATCGGGAGTCCAAGCATCTAGTTAATGGAACTTATCATGCTTACATTTACAGCATTACTCAAG ACATGCCTTCTAAGACGGCAACAGGCACCATTGCCATCCAAGTCGAGGATTTTAATGATCATTGCCCCACTTTGACAAGCAAAGTCCAGACGATTTGCACTGAAAAGCAAGCAGTCCTGGTTACTGCAGTGGACGAGGATGCAGAACCCAATGGAGCTCCTTTTACTTTCAATGTCGTCCCAGAAACATCTAAGGGAAAGTGGGTGGTTGAGCATTTGAATG ACACCACTGCTATCTTGAGGGCCCACGAGAAGCTGTGGCCAGGAGAGTATGAGGTGACGGTGGAGGTCAAGGACCAGCAAGGACTCGGATGTCCAGCACCAGAGAAGCTGAAGGTGGACGTGTGCACCTGTACAGATCAGGGCACTTGTTCCAGATCAGGCACCGGAGCAGCTAAGGGCTCCAGGTTAGGACCTGCTGGAATCGGGTTGCTCTTTCTTGGTCTCCTCGCTTTGTTGC TAATACCCCTCCTGCTGCTGCTCTGTCAGTGTGGATCTGGTGTCATTGCAGGACCGTTTGCAGAAATGCCCTATGACACTAAAGAGCATCTCATCTCTTACCATACAGAGGGCCAGGGAGAGGACAGA GATGTTCCTGTACTGATTGACGATGAGCGTGATTTTGGCTACTCAAAAAAAAGCGTGGGTGGTGTATATGCCCCCCCTGGCATGGGGGCGAGGACGGGGATAGGGATGGGAATTGGTGGAATGGGCGGGACGGGCGGAGGCTACATGGAGTCAACTTCTACAATAGGTGGGCGTGCTTACAATGGACTGGAAATGCACAGCATTAACTCGATAAAAAACAGTAGCGCCTGGGCGGGGAGAGAAATGGCCGGAGATTTCGATGGGATGGCTGCGCCTGAAATGTTCTTAAATGAGTACTATTCACAG AAAAGCCGAGGGATAGATGATGGATTTGCTAAGAGCAACATGATGATATACCAGAATGAAGGGATGGGCTCACCTGCTGGCTCCGTAGGCTGCTGTAGTATACTCGAGGATGACAACGATTTAGCGTTTCTCAATGACCTCGGGCCAAAGTTTAACACTCTCGCTGAGATATGTGGAGGTAAAAAGTCCACAGTTGAGCACCATGTACCTCTTCCTTCCCCTCCTAAACCGGTGGAACGCGAGAACATTTCCATCAACAGAGCTGTGTCTTCATCAAACACAGTAAACGTGTCTTCCAACGCTGCCTCCACCACTCGTGTGGAGAACATGCTAGTGGCGGAGAATCGGCCTACTGTGATCGCCAGCATGCAGCCCGCTCCGACACTCCTTGTGCAACAGCAGCCCATGTACTACATGGTTGAGCCTCAGCCGAGCACCCTGCTGATGACCGAAAGACCGGCTGTACAGAATATGTATGTGCTGAACAGCGCCCCCATGGGAGAAGAAGTGGTCTTCCAGGGCAGCAACGTAACGGCGGGTCACGGCGAGAGAATGGTGTTCCTGGAGAGGGGCGGGTCTACCCAGGCTCTCAACACTGGGATGATACGTACAGGAACTCTGTCCGGATCGCAGGTTCTGCTGGTGGACGGGGGTGCCCAGAGCGGTCACATCCTTCAAGGGACCCTACCGAAGGGGGCTACGAGATCTCAGAACGTGATGATTGTGGAAGGAGGACAAGGGGGCGTGGTTCAGGGGTCCTTCAAAACAGGCATCTCCGCTCAGGGAGTATCTCAAGGTGTAGTTTACGGAGGATCGGGGGTCGTCCAGGGGTCCCATCAAAAGGCGGCTTTTACTGCAGGGTCAATTAATGGCAACATGGGATTGAGCGGGTCGACTCTTCGAAATCCAACATCGCACAAGGTTGTAATCCAAGAGAATAAGGTTGTGACATCAAAAACTATCAAGTAA
- the LOC130560291 gene encoding desmoglein-2.1-like isoform X2, with protein sequence MARRMSSAFTFLFCFSLSHVFQTKANSQHNVALHRQKREWIVPPQILEENVDYTKKDFIAKIRSDKEEYQGRNVRYSLRGIGADREPFNLFVVNPETGYVRITGILDREHIAQYNLSGVATFTDNTIAENDIGLRIKVKDQNDNSPVFGSMEFGSIDELSDVGTSVMKINCQDADEPGNPNSQIKYEIIGQQPDGPQMFTIGSDGVVRVSNPNLDRETIDQYVLLVKASDLNGAPGGRSSTGTMTIKISDVNDNVPVLEGPSEGSIEENTYGVEVMRFKAKDLDLEGTDNWVAMCDIVSGNEAGYFSIKMDPKTNEAILMLDKPVDYEDVKNINLGIGAANKAEFHHSITGVQSGLNVNVGGGGGGGGGGGGGGGGGGGGGGGGGGGGAGGGGAGSEGGATFLSSSGTNSGAAYNVNIKVKNQPEGPKFIPGTKAIPISEDGSAFDRTKIIARYPATDSDTGKEATNVRYAKGYDPDNWLTIDENTGAIRMNKAPDRESKHLVNGTYHAYIYSITQDMPSKTATGTIAIQVEDFNDHCPTLTSKVQTICTEKQAVLVTAVDEDAEPNGAPFTFNVVPETSKGKWVVEHLNDTTAILRAHEKLWPGEYEVTVEVKDQQGLGCPAPEKLKVDVCTCTDQGTCSRSGTGAAKGSRLGPAGIGLLFLGLLALLLIPLLLLLCQCGSGVIAGPFAEMPYDTKEHLISYHTEGQGEDRDVPVLIDDERDFGYSKKSVGGVYAPPGMGARTGIGMGIGGMGGTGGGYMESTSTIGGRAYNGLEMHSINSIKNSSAWAGREMAGDFDGMAAPEMFLNEYYSQKSRGIDDGFAKSNMMIYQNEGMGSPAGSVGCCSILEDDNDLAFLNDLGPKFNTLAEICGGKKSTVEHHVPLPSPPKPVERENISINRAVSSSNTVNVSSNAASTTRVENMLVAENRPTVIASMQPAPTLLVQQQPMYYMVEPQPSTLLMTERPAVQNMYVLNSAPMGEEVVFQGSNVTAGHGERMVFLERGGSTQALNTGMIRTGTLSGSQVLLVDGGAQSGHILQGTLPKGATRSQNVMIVEGGQGGVVQGSFKTGISAQGVSQGVVYGGSGVVQGSHQKAAFTAGSINGNMGLSGSTLRNPTSHKVVIQENKVVTSKTIK encoded by the exons ATGGCCCGGCGTATGTCGTCCGCTTTCACTTTTCTGTTTTGCTTCTCATTATCG CATGTGTTTCAAACTAAGGCCAATTCTCAACACAACGTGGCCCTCCACAGGCAAAAGAGAGAATGGATCGTCCCTCCCCAAATCCTAGAAGAGAATGTAGATTACACCAAGAAAGATTTTATTGCAAAA ATTCGCTCAGATAAGGAAGAATATCAAGGAAGGAATGTGAGATACTCGCTGAGGGGTATCGGAGCAGACCGGGAGCCTTTCAACTTATTTGTGGTGAATCCTGAAACCGGATATGTGAGAATAACAGGAATCCTTGACAGAGAGCATATCGCCCAATATAAT CTGTCCGGTGTGGCTACTTTCACAGATAACACGATTGCAGAGAATGACATTGGACTGAGGATAAAAGTGAAGGACCAGAATGATAATTCTCCTGTGTTTGGCTCAATGGAATTTGGGTCTATAGATGAGCTCAGCGACGTAG GTACTTCAGTGATGAAGATTAATTGCCAGGATGCTGATGAGCCTGGAAACCCAAACTCTCAAATCAAGTATGAGATTATTGGTCAGCAACCCGACGGGccacaaatgtttacaattgGCAGTGATGGGGTAGTTCGTGTTAGCAATCCGAACCTGGATAGAGAG ACCATTGATCAGTATGTGCTGTTGGTCAAGGCCTCTGACCTGAACGGAGCTCCAGGTGGCCGTTCATCCACAGGAACAATGACCATCAAGATCAGCGATGTCAACGATAATGTGCCTGTTTTGGAGGGCCCG TCTGAAGGCAGCATAGAGGAGAACACATATGGGGTGGAGGTGATGAGATTTAAAGCAAAAGACCTGGATCTTGAGGGGACGGACAACTGGGTGGCAATGTGCGACATTGTATCAGGCAATGAGGCGGGATACTTCAGCATTAAAATGGACCCAAAGACCAATGAGGCCATACTGATGCTTGACAAG CCTGTTGATTATGAGGATGTCAAAAACATTAACCTTGGCATCGGTGCAGCCAACAAGGCTGAATTCCACCACTCTATTACTGGTGTACAAAGTGGATTGAATGTAAACGTTGGGGGCGGAGGAGGCGGCGGAGGCGGCGGAGGCGGCGGAGGGGGCGGAGGAGGTGGAGGAGGCGGCGGAGGGGGCGGAGGTGGAGCCGGAGGAGGTGGAGCCGGTTCTGAAGGTGGCGCTACATTTTTGTCGTCATCTGGTACGAACTCTGGAGCAG CGTACAATGTAAACATAAAAGTGAAAAACCAACCAGAGGGACCCAAGTTCATTCCCGGAACAAAGGCCATTCCTATCTCAGAGGATGGCAGTGCATTTGACAGGACTAAAATCATTGCAAGATACCCTGCCACTGATTCAGACACGGGAAAAGAAGCTACGAATGTAAG GTATGCTAAAGGATATGACCCAGATAACTGGCTGACAATCGATGAGAATACAGGTGCTATTAGAATGAATAAGGCTCCTGATCGGGAGTCCAAGCATCTAGTTAATGGAACTTATCATGCTTACATTTACAGCATTACTCAAG ACATGCCTTCTAAGACGGCAACAGGCACCATTGCCATCCAAGTCGAGGATTTTAATGATCATTGCCCCACTTTGACAAGCAAAGTCCAGACGATTTGCACTGAAAAGCAAGCAGTCCTGGTTACTGCAGTGGACGAGGATGCAGAACCCAATGGAGCTCCTTTTACTTTCAATGTCGTCCCAGAAACATCTAAGGGAAAGTGGGTGGTTGAGCATTTGAATG ACACCACTGCTATCTTGAGGGCCCACGAGAAGCTGTGGCCAGGAGAGTATGAGGTGACGGTGGAGGTCAAGGACCAGCAAGGACTCGGATGTCCAGCACCAGAGAAGCTGAAGGTGGACGTGTGCACCTGTACAGATCAGGGCACTTGTTCCAGATCAGGCACCGGAGCAGCTAAGGGCTCCAGGTTAGGACCTGCTGGAATCGGGTTGCTCTTTCTTGGTCTCCTCGCTTTGTTGC TAATACCCCTCCTGCTGCTGCTCTGTCAGTGTGGATCTGGTGTCATTGCAGGACCGTTTGCAGAAATGCCCTATGACACTAAAGAGCATCTCATCTCTTACCATACAGAGGGCCAGGGAGAGGACAGA GATGTTCCTGTACTGATTGACGATGAGCGTGATTTTGGCTACTCAAAAAAAAGCGTGGGTGGTGTATATGCCCCCCCTGGCATGGGGGCGAGGACGGGGATAGGGATGGGAATTGGTGGAATGGGCGGGACGGGCGGAGGCTACATGGAGTCAACTTCTACAATAGGTGGGCGTGCTTACAATGGACTGGAAATGCACAGCATTAACTCGATAAAAAACAGTAGCGCCTGGGCGGGGAGAGAAATGGCCGGAGATTTCGATGGGATGGCTGCGCCTGAAATGTTCTTAAATGAGTACTATTCACAG AAAAGCCGAGGGATAGATGATGGATTTGCTAAGAGCAACATGATGATATACCAGAATGAAGGGATGGGCTCACCTGCTGGCTCCGTAGGCTGCTGTAGTATACTCGAGGATGACAACGATTTAGCGTTTCTCAATGACCTCGGGCCAAAGTTTAACACTCTCGCTGAGATATGTGGAGGTAAAAAGTCCACAGTTGAGCACCATGTACCTCTTCCTTCCCCTCCTAAACCGGTGGAACGCGAGAACATTTCCATCAACAGAGCTGTGTCTTCATCAAACACAGTAAACGTGTCTTCCAACGCTGCCTCCACCACTCGTGTGGAGAACATGCTAGTGGCGGAGAATCGGCCTACTGTGATCGCCAGCATGCAGCCCGCTCCGACACTCCTTGTGCAACAGCAGCCCATGTACTACATGGTTGAGCCTCAGCCGAGCACCCTGCTGATGACCGAAAGACCGGCTGTACAGAATATGTATGTGCTGAACAGCGCCCCCATGGGAGAAGAAGTGGTCTTCCAGGGCAGCAACGTAACGGCGGGTCACGGCGAGAGAATGGTGTTCCTGGAGAGGGGCGGGTCTACCCAGGCTCTCAACACTGGGATGATACGTACAGGAACTCTGTCCGGATCGCAGGTTCTGCTGGTGGACGGGGGTGCCCAGAGCGGTCACATCCTTCAAGGGACCCTACCGAAGGGGGCTACGAGATCTCAGAACGTGATGATTGTGGAAGGAGGACAAGGGGGCGTGGTTCAGGGGTCCTTCAAAACAGGCATCTCCGCTCAGGGAGTATCTCAAGGTGTAGTTTACGGAGGATCGGGGGTCGTCCAGGGGTCCCATCAAAAGGCGGCTTTTACTGCAGGGTCAATTAATGGCAACATGGGATTGAGCGGGTCGACTCTTCGAAATCCAACATCGCACAAGGTTGTAATCCAAGAGAATAAGGTTGTGACATCAAAAACTATCAAGTAA
- the LOC130560291 gene encoding desmoglein-2.1-like isoform X1: MARRMSSAFTFLFCFSLSHVFQTKANSQHNVALHRQKREWIVPPQILEENVDYTKKDFIAKIRSDKEEYQGRNVRYSLRGIGADREPFNLFVVNPETGYVRITGILDREHIAQYNLSGVATFTDNTIAENDIGLRIKVKDQNDNSPVFGSMEFGSIDELSDVGTSVMKINCQDADEPGNPNSQIKYEIIGQQPDGPQMFTIGSDGVVRVSNPNLDRETIDQYVLLVKASDLNGAPGGRSSTGTMTIKISDVNDNVPVLEGPSEGSIEENTYGVEVMRFKAKDLDLEGTDNWVAMCDIVSGNEAGYFSIKMDPKTNEAILMLDKPVDYEDVKNINLGIGAANKAEFHHSITGVQSGLNVNVGGGGGGGGGGGGGGGGGGGGGGGGGGGGAGGGGAGSEGGATFLSSSGTNSGAGAVSVDGVSFLSSSGTNSAYNVNIKVKNQPEGPKFIPGTKAIPISEDGSAFDRTKIIARYPATDSDTGKEATNVRYAKGYDPDNWLTIDENTGAIRMNKAPDRESKHLVNGTYHAYIYSITQDMPSKTATGTIAIQVEDFNDHCPTLTSKVQTICTEKQAVLVTAVDEDAEPNGAPFTFNVVPETSKGKWVVEHLNDTTAILRAHEKLWPGEYEVTVEVKDQQGLGCPAPEKLKVDVCTCTDQGTCSRSGTGAAKGSRLGPAGIGLLFLGLLALLLIPLLLLLCQCGSGVIAGPFAEMPYDTKEHLISYHTEGQGEDRDVPVLIDDERDFGYSKKSVGGVYAPPGMGARTGIGMGIGGMGGTGGGYMESTSTIGGRAYNGLEMHSINSIKNSSAWAGREMAGDFDGMAAPEMFLNEYYSQKSRGIDDGFAKSNMMIYQNEGMGSPAGSVGCCSILEDDNDLAFLNDLGPKFNTLAEICGGKKSTVEHHVPLPSPPKPVERENISINRAVSSSNTVNVSSNAASTTRVENMLVAENRPTVIASMQPAPTLLVQQQPMYYMVEPQPSTLLMTERPAVQNMYVLNSAPMGEEVVFQGSNVTAGHGERMVFLERGGSTQALNTGMIRTGTLSGSQVLLVDGGAQSGHILQGTLPKGATRSQNVMIVEGGQGGVVQGSFKTGISAQGVSQGVVYGGSGVVQGSHQKAAFTAGSINGNMGLSGSTLRNPTSHKVVIQENKVVTSKTIK, translated from the exons ATGGCCCGGCGTATGTCGTCCGCTTTCACTTTTCTGTTTTGCTTCTCATTATCG CATGTGTTTCAAACTAAGGCCAATTCTCAACACAACGTGGCCCTCCACAGGCAAAAGAGAGAATGGATCGTCCCTCCCCAAATCCTAGAAGAGAATGTAGATTACACCAAGAAAGATTTTATTGCAAAA ATTCGCTCAGATAAGGAAGAATATCAAGGAAGGAATGTGAGATACTCGCTGAGGGGTATCGGAGCAGACCGGGAGCCTTTCAACTTATTTGTGGTGAATCCTGAAACCGGATATGTGAGAATAACAGGAATCCTTGACAGAGAGCATATCGCCCAATATAAT CTGTCCGGTGTGGCTACTTTCACAGATAACACGATTGCAGAGAATGACATTGGACTGAGGATAAAAGTGAAGGACCAGAATGATAATTCTCCTGTGTTTGGCTCAATGGAATTTGGGTCTATAGATGAGCTCAGCGACGTAG GTACTTCAGTGATGAAGATTAATTGCCAGGATGCTGATGAGCCTGGAAACCCAAACTCTCAAATCAAGTATGAGATTATTGGTCAGCAACCCGACGGGccacaaatgtttacaattgGCAGTGATGGGGTAGTTCGTGTTAGCAATCCGAACCTGGATAGAGAG ACCATTGATCAGTATGTGCTGTTGGTCAAGGCCTCTGACCTGAACGGAGCTCCAGGTGGCCGTTCATCCACAGGAACAATGACCATCAAGATCAGCGATGTCAACGATAATGTGCCTGTTTTGGAGGGCCCG TCTGAAGGCAGCATAGAGGAGAACACATATGGGGTGGAGGTGATGAGATTTAAAGCAAAAGACCTGGATCTTGAGGGGACGGACAACTGGGTGGCAATGTGCGACATTGTATCAGGCAATGAGGCGGGATACTTCAGCATTAAAATGGACCCAAAGACCAATGAGGCCATACTGATGCTTGACAAG CCTGTTGATTATGAGGATGTCAAAAACATTAACCTTGGCATCGGTGCAGCCAACAAGGCTGAATTCCACCACTCTATTACTGGTGTACAAAGTGGATTGAATGTAAACGTTGGGGGCGGAGGAGGCGGCGGAGGCGGCGGAGGCGGCGGAGGGGGCGGAGGAGGTGGAGGAGGCGGCGGAGGGGGCGGAGGTGGAGCCGGAGGAGGTGGAGCCGGTTCTGAAGGTGGCGCTACATTTTTGTCGTCATCTGGTACGAACTCTGGAGCAGGTGCTGTTTCAGTTGATGGCGTTTCATTTTTGTCGTCGTCTGGTACGAACTCTG CGTACAATGTAAACATAAAAGTGAAAAACCAACCAGAGGGACCCAAGTTCATTCCCGGAACAAAGGCCATTCCTATCTCAGAGGATGGCAGTGCATTTGACAGGACTAAAATCATTGCAAGATACCCTGCCACTGATTCAGACACGGGAAAAGAAGCTACGAATGTAAG GTATGCTAAAGGATATGACCCAGATAACTGGCTGACAATCGATGAGAATACAGGTGCTATTAGAATGAATAAGGCTCCTGATCGGGAGTCCAAGCATCTAGTTAATGGAACTTATCATGCTTACATTTACAGCATTACTCAAG ACATGCCTTCTAAGACGGCAACAGGCACCATTGCCATCCAAGTCGAGGATTTTAATGATCATTGCCCCACTTTGACAAGCAAAGTCCAGACGATTTGCACTGAAAAGCAAGCAGTCCTGGTTACTGCAGTGGACGAGGATGCAGAACCCAATGGAGCTCCTTTTACTTTCAATGTCGTCCCAGAAACATCTAAGGGAAAGTGGGTGGTTGAGCATTTGAATG ACACCACTGCTATCTTGAGGGCCCACGAGAAGCTGTGGCCAGGAGAGTATGAGGTGACGGTGGAGGTCAAGGACCAGCAAGGACTCGGATGTCCAGCACCAGAGAAGCTGAAGGTGGACGTGTGCACCTGTACAGATCAGGGCACTTGTTCCAGATCAGGCACCGGAGCAGCTAAGGGCTCCAGGTTAGGACCTGCTGGAATCGGGTTGCTCTTTCTTGGTCTCCTCGCTTTGTTGC TAATACCCCTCCTGCTGCTGCTCTGTCAGTGTGGATCTGGTGTCATTGCAGGACCGTTTGCAGAAATGCCCTATGACACTAAAGAGCATCTCATCTCTTACCATACAGAGGGCCAGGGAGAGGACAGA GATGTTCCTGTACTGATTGACGATGAGCGTGATTTTGGCTACTCAAAAAAAAGCGTGGGTGGTGTATATGCCCCCCCTGGCATGGGGGCGAGGACGGGGATAGGGATGGGAATTGGTGGAATGGGCGGGACGGGCGGAGGCTACATGGAGTCAACTTCTACAATAGGTGGGCGTGCTTACAATGGACTGGAAATGCACAGCATTAACTCGATAAAAAACAGTAGCGCCTGGGCGGGGAGAGAAATGGCCGGAGATTTCGATGGGATGGCTGCGCCTGAAATGTTCTTAAATGAGTACTATTCACAG AAAAGCCGAGGGATAGATGATGGATTTGCTAAGAGCAACATGATGATATACCAGAATGAAGGGATGGGCTCACCTGCTGGCTCCGTAGGCTGCTGTAGTATACTCGAGGATGACAACGATTTAGCGTTTCTCAATGACCTCGGGCCAAAGTTTAACACTCTCGCTGAGATATGTGGAGGTAAAAAGTCCACAGTTGAGCACCATGTACCTCTTCCTTCCCCTCCTAAACCGGTGGAACGCGAGAACATTTCCATCAACAGAGCTGTGTCTTCATCAAACACAGTAAACGTGTCTTCCAACGCTGCCTCCACCACTCGTGTGGAGAACATGCTAGTGGCGGAGAATCGGCCTACTGTGATCGCCAGCATGCAGCCCGCTCCGACACTCCTTGTGCAACAGCAGCCCATGTACTACATGGTTGAGCCTCAGCCGAGCACCCTGCTGATGACCGAAAGACCGGCTGTACAGAATATGTATGTGCTGAACAGCGCCCCCATGGGAGAAGAAGTGGTCTTCCAGGGCAGCAACGTAACGGCGGGTCACGGCGAGAGAATGGTGTTCCTGGAGAGGGGCGGGTCTACCCAGGCTCTCAACACTGGGATGATACGTACAGGAACTCTGTCCGGATCGCAGGTTCTGCTGGTGGACGGGGGTGCCCAGAGCGGTCACATCCTTCAAGGGACCCTACCGAAGGGGGCTACGAGATCTCAGAACGTGATGATTGTGGAAGGAGGACAAGGGGGCGTGGTTCAGGGGTCCTTCAAAACAGGCATCTCCGCTCAGGGAGTATCTCAAGGTGTAGTTTACGGAGGATCGGGGGTCGTCCAGGGGTCCCATCAAAAGGCGGCTTTTACTGCAGGGTCAATTAATGGCAACATGGGATTGAGCGGGTCGACTCTTCGAAATCCAACATCGCACAAGGTTGTAATCCAAGAGAATAAGGTTGTGACATCAAAAACTATCAAGTAA